The Enterobacter oligotrophicus sequence CAGTGGTCATCATTTTGCTCATGATTTCACCGCCAGTTTTTGACGTGCCAGCGCTGCATCGCGCAGAATCAACCGACCTTTACGTTTGTTGCCGCGCTCGTTGAGCAGCACCGCAATCACAATCACCGTGCCGGAAATCGCCATTTGCCAGAAGGGTGATATGCCGATCACCGGCAGGGCGTTATTGATTACGCCGAGGAACAGCGCGCCAAACAGACAGCCGAGTACGCGCCCGGTGCCGCCCATGGTGCTGATCCCGCCAATCACACAGGCTGCCACCACCTGCAGTTCAAAACCGTTAGCTACGTCGACATACGCAACGGCAAAGCGTGAAATCCACAGATAGCCGCAGAAACCGGCCAGCAGGCCGGAGAGACAGAAGCTGACGAACTGCATTTTTCCGGCGTTGATCCCGGTGTAGTACGCCGCCGTGGCGTTGCCGCCTGCGGTGTAGAGTGCGCGTCCGGTGCGGCTATAACGCAGGAAATAGCCCACCAGCAGCAGCACGGCGATGGCGCACCAGCTCAGCACCGGTAACCCCAGCACCGAGGCACGCGGCAGACCGAGGAAATCTGCGCCCATCTGGTTGGAATTCACCCAGCCGCCGCCGGAGAGCAAAAAGATAATCCCGCGGTAGATGCTCATGGTGCCCAGCGTCACCACAATCGCCGGAATGCCC is a genomic window containing:
- a CDS encoding ABC transporter permease, which translates into the protein MLNQLLKHREALLGVVIVLMVAAIGSRVPSFISPGNLVEMFNDTSILIILALGQMMVLLTKGIDLSMAANLALTGMIVALINFHYPDVPVWALLILASALGLLMGAINGLLVWKLGIPAIVVTLGTMSIYRGIIFLLSGGGWVNSNQMGADFLGLPRASVLGLPVLSWCAIAVLLLVGYFLRYSRTGRALYTAGGNATAAYYTGINAGKMQFVSFCLSGLLAGFCGYLWISRFAVAYVDVANGFELQVVAACVIGGISTMGGTGRVLGCLFGALFLGVINNALPVIGISPFWQMAISGTVIVIAVLLNERGNKRKGRLILRDAALARQKLAVKS